The following are from one region of the Paracoccus sp. S3-43 genome:
- a CDS encoding YebC/PmpR family DNA-binding transcriptional regulator gives MAGHSKWANIQHRKGRQDAARSKLFSKLAKEITVAAKMGDPDPDKNPRLRLAVKEAKSNSCPKDVIDRAIKKAVGGDAENYEEIRYEGYGPNGIALVVEAMTDNRNRTASNVRSYFTKAGGDLGQTGSVSFMFDRVGEIMYPLSAGDTDRVMEAAIEAGADDVETDEEGHWIYCADTALNEVSTALEASLGESETAKLIWKPQSPSEIADLETAQKLMKLIDALEDDDDVQNVTGNFDLTEAVAARL, from the coding sequence ATGGCAGGCCATTCCAAATGGGCCAATATCCAGCATCGCAAGGGGCGCCAGGACGCCGCGCGATCCAAGCTGTTTTCCAAGCTGGCCAAGGAAATCACCGTTGCCGCCAAGATGGGCGATCCCGATCCCGACAAGAACCCCCGCCTGCGCCTGGCCGTGAAAGAGGCCAAGTCGAATTCCTGTCCCAAGGACGTGATCGACCGCGCCATCAAGAAGGCCGTGGGCGGCGACGCCGAGAATTACGAAGAAATCCGCTATGAGGGCTATGGTCCCAACGGCATCGCCCTGGTCGTCGAGGCGATGACCGACAACCGCAACCGCACCGCCTCGAACGTGCGCAGCTATTTCACCAAGGCGGGCGGCGATCTGGGCCAGACGGGTTCGGTCAGCTTCATGTTCGACCGGGTGGGGGAAATCATGTATCCCCTGTCGGCGGGCGATACCGACAGGGTGATGGAAGCCGCCATCGAGGCGGGCGCCGACGACGTGGAAACCGACGAGGAAGGCCACTGGATCTATTGCGCCGACACCGCCCTGAACGAGGTGTCGACCGCGCTGGAGGCGTCCTTGGGCGAATCCGAGACCGCGAAGCTGATCTGGAAGCCCCAGTCCCCGTCCGAGATCGCCGATCTGGAAACGGCGCAGAAGCTGATGAAGCTGATCGACGCGCTGGAAGACGACGACGACGTGCAGAACGTCACCGGCAATTTCGACCTGACCGAAGCGGTCGCGGCGCGACTGTAG
- a CDS encoding SLC13 family permease: MLGFDLTGTNASIAMLVIVTITFIQFIREKQPPEVVAIGSAAAMLVLGLLPADDAAGVLSNSAPWTIAFMFLIMGGLLRTGALEMMSRIVTARAATNPALTVCALFGFVIVASAVMNNTPVVAVMIPICIQLSRRLNVSPSKLLMPLSYFTLMGGMITLIGTSTNLLVDGVAREQGMEPFTIFEIAPVGIAITLAGIAYFALLGRKLLPDRTSLAGFLGARREMKYFTELAIPQDSSLVGQKAVEVALFKRDAVRLIDVLRGDASLRRDLASVVLEPGDRVVLRSEMVDLLELLGNKNLQVADKLSSVATDTVEVLISPGAHLIGRRLGDMRLRRRYGIYVLAAHRRDQNLGRQLDDLVVRVGDTLLLEGAPEDIARLAADMGLVDVTRPAARAYRRDRAPIAVLCLLSVVTLAALDVAPIMVLSFLAAAAILLTRCIDAEEAFAFIDARLMAMIFAMLAVGEALEHTGTVALIVDVVTPWLRDLPPFATLIAIYFLGLVMTEILSNNAVAVLLTPIAIALAQSLGHDPRAYVVAVMFSATVAFATPIGYQTHMMVYGPGGYRFSDFLRVGVPLDIICGIVVCLVIPLFWPL, translated from the coding sequence ATGCTTGGATTTGACCTGACCGGAACGAACGCCTCGATCGCCATGCTGGTCATCGTGACGATCACCTTCATCCAGTTCATCCGCGAAAAGCAGCCGCCCGAGGTCGTCGCCATCGGCTCCGCCGCCGCGATGCTGGTCCTGGGCCTGCTGCCCGCCGACGACGCGGCGGGCGTGCTGTCGAATTCCGCCCCCTGGACCATCGCCTTCATGTTCCTGATCATGGGCGGGCTGCTGCGCACCGGCGCGTTGGAGATGATGTCGCGCATCGTCACCGCGCGCGCGGCGACCAACCCGGCGCTGACCGTCTGCGCGCTGTTCGGCTTCGTGATCGTCGCCTCGGCCGTGATGAACAACACTCCGGTCGTGGCGGTGATGATCCCGATCTGCATCCAGCTTTCCCGGCGGCTGAACGTCTCTCCGTCCAAGCTGCTGATGCCGCTCAGCTATTTCACGCTGATGGGGGGCATGATCACGCTGATCGGCACTTCGACCAACCTGCTGGTCGACGGCGTGGCGCGCGAACAGGGGATGGAGCCGTTCACGATCTTCGAAATCGCCCCGGTCGGCATCGCCATCACCCTGGCCGGAATCGCCTATTTCGCGCTGCTCGGGCGCAAGCTGCTGCCCGACCGGACCTCTCTGGCGGGGTTTCTGGGGGCGCGGCGGGAAATGAAGTATTTCACGGAACTGGCGATTCCGCAGGATTCGTCCCTGGTGGGCCAGAAGGCGGTCGAGGTCGCGCTGTTCAAGCGCGACGCGGTGCGGCTGATCGACGTGCTGCGCGGCGACGCGTCCTTGCGCCGCGACCTGGCCAGCGTCGTGCTGGAACCCGGCGACCGCGTGGTTCTGCGGTCGGAAATGGTGGACCTGCTGGAGCTTCTGGGGAACAAGAACCTGCAAGTCGCGGACAAGCTCAGCTCGGTCGCTACCGATACGGTCGAGGTTCTGATTTCGCCCGGCGCGCATCTGATCGGGCGGCGGCTGGGCGACATGCGCCTGCGCCGCCGCTATGGCATCTATGTCCTGGCGGCGCATCGGCGCGACCAGAACCTGGGACGCCAGCTGGACGATCTGGTGGTGCGGGTGGGCGACACGCTGCTGCTGGAAGGCGCGCCCGAGGATATCGCGCGGCTGGCCGCCGACATGGGGCTGGTCGACGTGACCCGCCCCGCCGCCCGCGCCTATCGTCGGGACCGCGCGCCCATCGCCGTCCTGTGCCTGCTGTCGGTGGTGACGCTGGCCGCCCTGGACGTGGCGCCGATCATGGTGCTGTCCTTCCTGGCGGCGGCGGCGATCCTGCTGACCCGCTGCATCGACGCCGAGGAGGCCTTTGCCTTTATCGACGCACGGCTGATGGCGATGATCTTTGCCATGCTGGCGGTGGGCGAGGCCCTGGAACATACCGGCACGGTCGCGCTGATCGTGGATGTCGTCACCCCCTGGCTGCGCGACCTGCCGCCTTTCGCCACGCTGATCGCGATCTATTTCCTGGGGCTGGTGATGACCGAGATCCTGTCGAACAACGCGGTCGCCGTGCTGCTGACGCCCATCGCCATCGCGCTGGCGCAGTCGCTGGGCCATGATCCGCGCGCCTATGTCGTGGCGGTGATGTTCTCGGCCACCGTCGCCTTCGCGACGCCCATCGGATACCAGACGCATATGATGGTCTATGGTCCCGGCGGCTATCGCTTCAGCGATTTCTTGCGCGTCGGCGTGCCGCTGGACATCATCTGCGGCATCGTCGTCTGCCTGGTGATCCCGCTGTTCTGGCCGCTTTGA
- a CDS encoding TIGR00282 family metallophosphoesterase — protein MRILFLGDVMGRAGRRAIVERLAPLRTRLKADLVVVNAENASGGRGCTAGHAQLLLDSGADCLTLGDHAFDQKDMLAFIDREPRIVRPLNFAKEAPGRGSAIVSDTRGRKLLVTQALGQVFMSRPYDDPFSALDAVLRAHPPGGMVQALLVDIHAEATSEKMAAGHFCDGRASAVLGTHTHVPTADAQILPRGTAFQSDAGMCGDYDSVIGMDKTEPLRRFITGMTRDRFTPAEGEATLCGALIVTDDRTGRATAIEAVRDGGRLAPAPVPAA, from the coding sequence ATGCGGATACTCTTTCTTGGCGATGTGATGGGGCGGGCCGGGCGGCGCGCGATCGTAGAGCGGCTGGCCCCGCTGCGGACGCGGCTGAAGGCCGACCTGGTGGTGGTGAACGCCGAAAACGCCAGCGGCGGGCGAGGCTGCACGGCGGGCCATGCCCAGCTTCTGCTGGATTCGGGCGCCGATTGCCTGACGCTGGGCGACCACGCCTTCGATCAAAAGGACATGCTGGCCTTCATCGACCGCGAACCCCGCATCGTCCGCCCGCTGAACTTCGCGAAAGAGGCCCCCGGCCGGGGCAGCGCCATCGTCAGCGACACGCGCGGGCGCAAGCTGCTGGTGACGCAGGCCCTGGGGCAGGTGTTCATGTCGCGGCCCTATGACGACCCGTTCTCGGCCCTGGACGCGGTGCTGCGCGCGCATCCGCCGGGCGGGATGGTGCAGGCCCTGCTGGTCGACATCCATGCCGAGGCGACCAGCGAGAAGATGGCGGCGGGCCATTTCTGCGACGGCCGGGCCAGTGCCGTGCTGGGCACCCATACCCATGTGCCGACCGCCGACGCCCAGATCCTGCCGCGCGGCACGGCCTTTCAGTCGGATGCAGGGATGTGCGGCGACTATGACAGCGTGATCGGCATGGACAAGACCGAACCGCTGCGCCGCTTCATCACCGGCATGACCCGCGACCGCTTCACCCCGGCCGAGGGCGAGGCGACGCTGTGCGGCGCCCTGATCGTCACCGACGACCGCACCGGCCGCGCCACCGCCATCGAGGCGGTGCGCGACGGCGGACGGCTGGCCCCGGCCCCCGTTCCCGCCGCATAG
- a CDS encoding 2-dehydro-3-deoxygalactonokinase, whose protein sequence is MDWVAVERAEGELRLWHDGRTRAAPCTEDPGAALRGLLLPMPAPGRVLTVIASGWPGVDPVRVPCSPGRPAPALDLDPRIRLHPLPGLAQDRPTDLIVGPVPRIAGHLAARPDFDGVLCLPGSPSAWVQISASEVVSFRTFLTAEILSALAAQDDATADAGFADAVAQAMSRPAALAAELSSVRADLALNRIGRAAARTRIAGLLIGAELAAARPWWLGQNVVILGQGWLADCYAAALAAQGVVAERADPAQAWLAGMTTARQAI, encoded by the coding sequence ATGGATTGGGTGGCGGTCGAACGGGCGGAGGGGGAATTGCGGCTGTGGCACGACGGCCGGACGCGTGCCGCGCCCTGCACCGAGGATCCGGGCGCCGCGCTGCGCGGGCTGCTGCTGCCGATGCCGGCGCCGGGCCGGGTGCTGACGGTGATCGCCTCGGGCTGGCCGGGGGTCGATCCGGTCCGCGTTCCCTGCAGCCCCGGCCGGCCTGCCCCGGCGCTTGACCTGGATCCGCGGATCCGCCTGCATCCCCTGCCCGGCCTGGCCCAGGACCGCCCCACCGATCTGATCGTCGGCCCCGTGCCCCGGATCGCGGGCCATCTGGCCGCCCGGCCGGATTTCGACGGTGTGCTGTGCCTGCCGGGCAGCCCCTCGGCCTGGGTGCAGATCAGCGCGTCCGAGGTGGTCAGCTTCCGCACCTTCCTGACGGCCGAGATCCTGTCGGCCCTGGCCGCGCAGGACGACGCGACCGCCGATGCGGGCTTTGCCGATGCCGTCGCACAGGCCATGTCGCGCCCGGCGGCCCTGGCGGCCGAGCTGTCGTCGGTCCGCGCCGACCTCGCGCTGAACCGGATCGGCCGGGCCGCCGCCAGGACACGGATCGCGGGCCTGCTGATCGGCGCGGAACTGGCCGCCGCACGGCCCTGGTGGCTGGGCCAGAACGTCGTGATCCTGGGCCAGGGCTGGCTGGCCGACTGCTATGCCGCCGCCCTGGCGGCGCAGGGGGTGGTCGCGGAACGGGCCGATCCCGCGCAAGCCTGGCTGGCCGGAATGACGACGGCGCGGCAGGCGATCTAG
- a CDS encoding dihydrolipoyl dehydrogenase, with amino-acid sequence MTDTGADLTSADLTCEVAIIGAGTAGLAAERAARRAGARTLLIDDGFGGTLCATTGCMPSKLLIAAARARADLDKARLMGIDIPAAQVDGGRVMQRLRAERDRFAAATRKGFDDIPDGIRIDARARFVAPDRLELGDGRQVAAQAVVIATGSRPVIPGPYRDLGPRVMTNETIFEMKALPASMAVIGAGPLGAELAQAFARLGVRVALFDQGDRLAKIRCDRIHDGFRELYGRDVALHLGCAPEPQARDQGIRLSWDGQHRDFDCVLVATGRAPALEGLDLKAAGLVLDDRGVPDVDRKTLQCDDRAIFIAGDADADAPVLHEASLEGAIAGANAARHPEVTPADRPPLFTITFTDPPVAAIGAGPEDCPLNGFAGYADQGRARIEARNHGRLRLGADAQGRLIGADLAVPGADHLAHLLVAAIMNGSTARDLLDVPFYHPTLEEGLKPALREICKAAGLELSAARDSGNPPGA; translated from the coding sequence ATGACCGACACCGGGGCCGACCTGACCAGCGCCGACCTGACCTGCGAGGTCGCGATCATCGGCGCGGGCACGGCGGGGCTTGCGGCGGAACGCGCCGCGCGGCGGGCGGGTGCGCGCACCCTGCTGATCGACGACGGGTTCGGGGGCACGCTTTGCGCAACGACCGGCTGCATGCCGTCGAAGCTGCTGATCGCCGCGGCCCGCGCCCGTGCCGATCTGGACAAGGCCCGGCTGATGGGCATCGACATCCCGGCGGCGCAGGTGGACGGAGGGCGGGTGATGCAGCGGCTGCGCGCCGAACGCGACCGCTTCGCGGCGGCGACGCGCAAGGGCTTCGACGACATTCCCGACGGCATCCGCATCGACGCGCGGGCGCGTTTCGTGGCGCCCGACCGGCTGGAACTGGGCGATGGCAGGCAGGTCGCGGCGCAAGCGGTGGTGATCGCCACGGGATCCCGGCCGGTGATCCCCGGCCCCTATCGCGATCTCGGCCCCAGGGTCATGACCAACGAGACGATCTTCGAGATGAAGGCCCTGCCCGCCAGCATGGCGGTGATCGGCGCCGGTCCCCTGGGCGCGGAACTGGCCCAGGCCTTCGCGCGGCTGGGGGTGCGGGTGGCGCTGTTCGACCAGGGCGACCGGCTGGCCAAGATCCGCTGCGACCGGATCCACGATGGGTTCCGCGAACTTTACGGCCGGGATGTCGCGCTGCATCTGGGCTGCGCGCCGGAACCGCAGGCGCGGGACCAGGGGATCCGGCTTTCCTGGGACGGCCAGCATCGGGACTTCGATTGCGTGCTGGTGGCGACGGGGCGCGCGCCTGCGCTGGAGGGGCTGGATCTGAAGGCGGCCGGGCTGGTGCTGGACGACAGGGGCGTGCCGGATGTCGACCGCAAGACCCTGCAATGCGACGACCGGGCGATCTTCATCGCGGGCGACGCCGATGCCGACGCCCCGGTCCTGCACGAGGCGTCGCTGGAAGGCGCCATCGCCGGGGCGAACGCCGCCCGCCATCCCGAGGTGACGCCCGCCGACCGCCCGCCCCTGTTCACGATCACCTTCACCGATCCGCCGGTCGCGGCCATCGGCGCCGGGCCGGAGGACTGCCCGCTGAACGGCTTTGCCGGTTACGCCGACCAGGGCCGCGCGCGGATCGAGGCGCGCAACCACGGAAGGCTGCGCCTGGGCGCCGACGCGCAGGGCAGGCTGATCGGCGCGGATCTTGCGGTGCCGGGCGCCGACCATCTGGCGCATCTGCTGGTGGCGGCGATCATGAACGGCAGCACCGCGCGCGACCTGCTGGACGTGCCTTTCTATCACCCCACGCTCGAGGAAGGGTTGAAGCCCGCCCTGCGCGAGATCTGCAAGGCCGCCGGCCTGGAACTGTCCGCCGCCCGCGACAGCGGCAATCCTCCGGGGGCGTGA
- a CDS encoding NAD(P)-dependent oxidoreductase, whose amino-acid sequence MAKLAFLGLGVMGAPMAGHLKGAGHEVTVFNRTHSKAGDWVARHGGAWAETPRQAAEGAEFVLCCVGNDDDLRQVCLGSDGAFAGMGPGAIFVDHTTVSAAVTRELAQAARDLGLGYVDAPVSGGQAGAENGQLSVMCGGSEADFDAAAPVIGAYARICRRMGDVGAGQITKMCNQIAIAGLVQALSESLAFAKRSGLEVEKVVEVISQGAAGSWQMVNRHKTMDAGQFDHGFAVDWMRKDLAICLAAADEVGASLPVTALVDQFYQDVQRMGGGRWDTSSLIARLG is encoded by the coding sequence ATGGCAAAGCTGGCATTTCTGGGACTGGGCGTCATGGGCGCGCCGATGGCGGGGCATCTGAAGGGCGCGGGCCACGAGGTGACGGTGTTCAACCGCACCCATTCCAAGGCCGGGGACTGGGTGGCCCGGCATGGCGGCGCCTGGGCGGAAACCCCGCGCCAGGCGGCCGAGGGCGCGGAGTTCGTGCTGTGCTGCGTGGGCAACGACGACGACCTGCGCCAGGTCTGCCTTGGTTCCGACGGGGCCTTCGCCGGGATGGGACCGGGCGCGATCTTCGTCGATCACACCACGGTATCGGCCGCCGTGACCCGCGAACTGGCCCAAGCCGCGCGGGATCTGGGGCTGGGCTATGTCGATGCGCCGGTATCCGGCGGGCAGGCGGGCGCCGAGAACGGCCAGCTTTCCGTGATGTGCGGCGGGTCCGAGGCCGATTTCGACGCGGCCGCCCCGGTGATCGGCGCCTATGCCCGGATCTGCCGCCGGATGGGCGATGTGGGCGCGGGCCAGATCACCAAGATGTGCAACCAGATCGCCATCGCCGGTCTGGTCCAGGCGCTGTCGGAATCGCTGGCCTTCGCCAAGCGGTCGGGGCTGGAGGTCGAGAAGGTGGTCGAGGTGATCAGCCAGGGCGCCGCCGGAAGCTGGCAGATGGTCAACCGCCACAAGACCATGGATGCGGGCCAGTTCGACCACGGCTTCGCGGTGGACTGGATGCGCAAGGATCTGGCGATCTGCCTGGCCGCCGCGGACGAGGTCGGGGCCTCGCTGCCCGTGACCGCCCTGGTCGATCAGTTCTACCAGGATGTGCAGCGGATGGGCGGGGGCCGCTGGGACACCTCGTCCCTGATCGCGCGGCTGGGCTAG
- a CDS encoding penicillin acylase family protein, with protein sequence MLTLFRWLLRLTIGLIVLLVVAAILAWYFAVRSLPDYNATLRVQGISAPVEIVRTTENVPHIFGQTDEDVFFALGLAHAQDRLFQMTLLRRAAQGRLSEVYGAGAFPADDLARRLELYRNAAASVESQDQATQAALRAYSDGVNQWIAQINKGALGRGAPEFFVLPQDIAYWQPADSLAILKLLAAATSNSAAEEILRARLSLTWPDRGTDLLTGEGNAALPRYADLFPGARLAAPEARLGDPLARDAAGFLRPNQGLGANAFAAGADRTAAGGALLANDPQSPLVAPSLYYLARLHLTPGGVIGATIPGLPVIFSGRNPQLAWGIAPAAVDDADIAIEEVQPGQADRYRGAEGWTEFATRREVIRVLDEPARAVVLRGTRNGPLVPLLDPGLADVTPLGHVPALRWTGLSATDTTMSALIGLMRATDADSAATALGRVVAPAMAVTLADADSIRQVTVGAMPQRSASHPTGGAMPVPGWLSEGEWSGLVPVTQDSPTPGNLALATEERGPLALRRARLSHLLNDREVHSRDSFIAAQLDIVSPAARALLPLVGADLWFTGEAAAPGTPDRQRQDALNLLAEWDGAMSEHLPEPLIYAAWMAALQDRLIRDELGPLADDIRGLHPGFVDSVFRNRDGAGAWCDIVQSAPVEDCTAIARQALDRAILDLTQRFGPDVTSWRWGDAHQARHVHPGLGRIPALGWIVNLSQSTSGGAFTLSHTGMLGAGPDPFEAATGPGYRGVYDLADPDSSVFIISTGQSGHPLSRHYDDLAGLWRRGEYIGMSLDPGLARAAATGITRLQPSGGPSVE encoded by the coding sequence ATGCTGACCCTTTTCCGCTGGCTTCTGCGGCTGACCATCGGGCTGATCGTGCTGCTGGTCGTGGCGGCGATCCTGGCCTGGTATTTCGCGGTGCGGTCGCTGCCCGACTATAACGCCACGCTGCGCGTGCAGGGCATCTCCGCCCCGGTCGAGATCGTGCGGACCACCGAGAACGTGCCCCATATCTTCGGCCAGACGGACGAGGACGTGTTCTTCGCCTTGGGCCTGGCCCATGCCCAGGACCGGCTGTTCCAGATGACGCTGCTGCGCCGCGCGGCCCAGGGCCGCCTGTCCGAGGTCTATGGCGCGGGCGCCTTTCCCGCCGACGACCTGGCGCGGCGGCTGGAACTGTATCGCAACGCCGCCGCGTCGGTGGAATCGCAGGACCAGGCCACCCAGGCGGCGCTGCGCGCCTATTCCGACGGCGTGAACCAGTGGATCGCGCAGATCAACAAGGGGGCGTTGGGCCGGGGGGCGCCCGAATTCTTCGTCCTGCCCCAAGACATCGCCTATTGGCAGCCTGCCGATTCGCTGGCGATCCTGAAGCTTCTGGCCGCCGCCACCAGCAATTCGGCGGCCGAGGAGATCCTGCGCGCCCGCCTGTCGCTGACCTGGCCCGACCGGGGTACGGACCTGCTGACGGGCGAAGGCAACGCCGCCCTGCCCCGCTATGCCGACCTGTTTCCCGGCGCGCGCCTTGCCGCGCCCGAGGCGCGGCTGGGCGATCCGCTGGCCCGCGACGCCGCCGGGTTCCTGCGCCCCAACCAGGGGCTCGGCGCCAATGCCTTCGCGGCGGGCGCGGACCGCACGGCGGCTGGCGGCGCGCTGCTGGCCAACGATCCGCAAAGCCCGCTGGTCGCGCCGTCGCTGTATTATCTGGCGCGGCTGCACCTGACGCCGGGCGGGGTGATCGGGGCCACGATACCGGGGCTGCCGGTGATCTTTTCCGGGCGCAACCCGCAACTGGCCTGGGGCATCGCCCCGGCCGCCGTGGACGACGCCGACATCGCCATCGAGGAGGTCCAGCCCGGACAGGCCGACCGCTATCGCGGCGCCGAGGGCTGGACCGAATTCGCCACCCGGCGCGAGGTGATCCGCGTGCTGGACGAACCGGCCCGCGCCGTCGTCCTGCGCGGCACCCGCAACGGTCCCCTGGTGCCGCTGCTGGATCCGGGGCTGGCCGATGTCACCCCCCTGGGCCATGTGCCGGCGCTGCGATGGACCGGGTTGTCGGCCACGGACACCACCATGTCGGCGCTGATCGGGCTGATGCGCGCCACCGATGCCGACAGCGCCGCCACCGCGCTTGGCCGCGTGGTGGCGCCCGCGATGGCGGTGACGCTGGCCGACGCGGACTCCATCCGGCAGGTGACGGTCGGCGCCATGCCTCAGCGGTCGGCCAGCCATCCGACCGGCGGCGCGATGCCGGTTCCGGGCTGGCTTTCGGAAGGCGAATGGTCCGGGCTGGTGCCCGTCACCCAGGACAGCCCGACCCCCGGCAACCTGGCGCTTGCGACCGAGGAACGCGGTCCCCTGGCCCTGCGCCGCGCGCGGCTGTCGCATCTGCTGAACGACCGAGAGGTCCATTCCCGCGACAGCTTCATCGCTGCCCAGCTGGACATCGTCAGCCCTGCCGCGCGCGCCCTCCTGCCGCTGGTCGGGGCCGATCTGTGGTTCACCGGCGAAGCCGCCGCCCCCGGCACGCCCGACCGGCAGCGCCAGGACGCGCTGAACCTGCTGGCCGAATGGGACGGCGCGATGAGCGAGCATCTGCCCGAACCGCTGATCTATGCCGCCTGGATGGCCGCGCTGCAAGACCGCCTGATCCGGGACGAGCTTGGTCCCCTGGCCGACGACATCCGCGGCCTGCATCCGGGCTTCGTCGATTCGGTCTTTCGCAACCGCGACGGCGCGGGCGCCTGGTGCGACATCGTGCAAAGCGCCCCGGTCGAGGATTGCACGGCCATCGCCCGCCAGGCCCTGGACCGCGCGATCCTGGATCTGACACAGCGGTTCGGCCCCGACGTGACAAGCTGGCGGTGGGGCGACGCGCATCAGGCGCGCCATGTCCATCCGGGGCTGGGGCGGATCCCTGCGCTTGGCTGGATCGTGAACCTGTCGCAGTCGACGTCCGGCGGGGCCTTCACCCTGTCCCATACCGGGATGCTGGGCGCCGGTCCCGATCCGTTCGAGGCCGCGACGGGTCCGGGCTATCGCGGCGTCTATGACCTGGCCGATCCCGACAGTTCGGTCTTCATCATCTCGACCGGGCAGTCGGGCCATCCGCTGTCGCGCCATTACGACGATCTGGCGGGGCTGTGGCGGCGGGGGGAATATATCGGCATGTCGCTGGATCCGGGACTGGCCCGCGCAGCCGCCACCGGCATCACCCGCCTGCAACCCTCGGGCGGACCGTCAGTCGAATAG
- the ribD gene encoding bifunctional diaminohydroxyphosphoribosylaminopyrimidine deaminase/5-amino-6-(5-phosphoribosylamino)uracil reductase RibD: MAHALRLARRGLGNVWPNPAVGCVILRDGRVVGRGWTQPGGRPHAERMALDQAGPLARGATAYVTLEPCAHHGRTPPCAEALAAAGIARVVSAMTDPDPRVAGGGHRILQDAGIAVTEGVRQAEAEELQAGFLSRLLAGRPFVTLKLATSFDGRIATASGESRWITGPQARLHVHAMRMIHDAVMVGGNTARADRPSLNVRGLTTPCQPVRVVLTSGPVPGLPPEGPMHGPLIQIDAPPWDALTRLAQQGITRVFCEGGGVLAASLLRAGLVDQVIGYTAGVMLGGDGRAAVGTLGLDRLADAPRFRLAETRRLGDDLFHRWLAENPRPGGGRHP, encoded by the coding sequence ATGGCCCATGCGCTGCGGCTGGCGCGGCGGGGGCTGGGGAATGTCTGGCCCAATCCGGCGGTGGGCTGCGTGATCCTGCGCGACGGCCGCGTGGTGGGACGCGGCTGGACCCAGCCCGGCGGCCGTCCTCATGCCGAACGGATGGCCCTGGATCAGGCCGGTCCGCTGGCGCGGGGCGCGACGGCCTATGTCACGCTGGAACCCTGCGCCCATCATGGCCGGACCCCCCCTTGCGCCGAGGCGCTGGCGGCGGCGGGGATCGCGCGCGTCGTGTCGGCCATGACCGATCCCGACCCGCGCGTGGCCGGGGGCGGGCATCGGATCCTGCAAGACGCCGGGATCGCCGTCACCGAAGGCGTGCGGCAGGCCGAGGCGGAGGAATTGCAGGCCGGTTTCCTGTCGCGCCTCTTGGCGGGGCGGCCCTTCGTGACGCTGAAGCTGGCGACCAGCTTTGACGGCCGCATCGCCACGGCCAGCGGCGAAAGCCGGTGGATCACCGGCCCGCAGGCGCGGCTGCATGTCCACGCGATGCGGATGATCCACGATGCGGTGATGGTGGGCGGCAACACCGCGCGCGCCGACCGGCCGTCGCTGAACGTGCGGGGGCTGACCACCCCGTGCCAGCCGGTGCGGGTGGTCCTGACCTCTGGCCCCGTGCCCGGCCTGCCGCCCGAGGGGCCGATGCACGGCCCCCTGATCCAGATCGACGCCCCGCCGTGGGACGCGCTGACCCGGCTTGCGCAGCAGGGCATCACGCGGGTGTTCTGCGAAGGCGGAGGCGTGCTGGCCGCGTCGCTGCTGCGCGCGGGGCTGGTCGATCAGGTCATCGGCTATACCGCCGGGGTGATGCTGGGCGGCGACGGACGGGCTGCGGTCGGGACGCTGGGCCTGGACCGGCTGGCCGACGCCCCCCGGTTCCGCCTGGCCGAAACCCGGCGGCTGGGGGACGACCTGTTCCACCGCTGGCTTGCCGAGAACCCGCGACCTGGGGGCGGCCGGCACCCGTGA
- the nrdR gene encoding transcriptional regulator NrdR produces MRCPFCGNVDTQVKDSRPAEDNVAIRRRRFCPACGGRFTTYERVQLRDLVVVKNSGRREDFDRDKLARSIRIAMQKRPVEPERIEQMISGIVRRLESTGETDIQSKMIGEIVMEALSRIDNVAYVRFASVYKNFQDADDFDKFVSELRPMPGGA; encoded by the coding sequence ATGCGCTGCCCGTTTTGCGGAAACGTCGATACGCAGGTCAAGGACTCGCGCCCGGCCGAGGATAACGTCGCCATCCGCCGCCGCCGGTTCTGCCCCGCCTGCGGGGGGCGCTTCACCACCTATGAACGGGTGCAGCTGCGCGATCTGGTGGTGGTGAAAAACAGCGGCAGGCGCGAGGATTTCGACCGCGACAAGCTGGCCCGCTCGATCCGTATCGCCATGCAGAAGCGCCCGGTCGAGCCCGAGCGGATCGAACAGATGATCAGCGGCATCGTCCGGCGGCTGGAAAGCACCGGCGAAACCGACATCCAGTCCAAGATGATCGGCGAGATCGTGATGGAGGCGCTGTCGCGCATCGACAACGTCGCCTATGTGCGGTTCGCCAGCGTCTACAAGAACTTCCAGGACGCCGACGATTTCGACAAGTTCGTGTCGGAACTGCGTCCCATGCCCGGCGGCGCATGA